Proteins from a genomic interval of Antedon mediterranea chromosome 5, ecAntMedi1.1, whole genome shotgun sequence:
- the LOC140049079 gene encoding uncharacterized protein produces MEAPTFSNNDNLNRLSNHLFKPSSTASQFDDIDPDNNFFNDQNISNYYLPNEFTKKFNNNEFENRFSCIHFNARSLQKNFESISSCIQSLNFDFDVISVTETWMDCVSPLIHLPFYSLVFKPRSYKCGGINIFINNKCHYKIRDDLTPLTYFCESQFIEVKTGKEDIIIGTIYRPHDISIPFFTQNFELLIKNLTKENNKIFLLGDFNIDLLKFESDNNINDFVHCLFNNSLISLIHRPTRITEHSATLIDNIFTNDLESSVSGIIINDATDHLPVFNISSNKPNKRVINTNLKFRNTSEHNILNFRNDLSIFPWNDVVSTQDTNLAYDTFINNFTTLYNKHFPLF; encoded by the coding sequence ATGGAAGCACCAACTTTCAGTAACAATGATAATTTAAATCGATTATCAAACCATCTATTTAAACCCTCATCAACTGCTAGTCAATTTGACGACATCGACCCggacaataatttttttaatgatcaAAATATTTCTAATTACTATTTACCAAATGAATTCACAAAGAAATTCAATAACAATGAATTTGAAAATCGTTTCTcttgtatacattttaatgcTAGAAGCTTACAAAAAAACTTTGAATCTATTTCAAGTTGCATTCAATCTCTTAATTTTGACTTTGATGTCATTTCGGTAACTGAAACTTGGATGGACTGTGTTAGTCCACTTATTCATTTACCATTTTATTCACTAGTTTTCAAACCCCGTTCATATAAATGCGGAGgtatcaatatttttatcaataataagtGTCATTATAAAATTAGAGATGACTTAACTCCTTTAACCTATTTTTGTGAATCTCAGTTTATTGAAGTTAAAACCGGAAAAGAAGATATAATAATAGGAACTATATATAGACCCCATGATATTTCTATTCCTTTCTTTACGCAGAACTTTGAACTCCTTATTAAAAACTTAACgaaagaaaataacaaaatatttctcCTTGGTGATTTTAACATTGACTTACTCAAATTTGAATCTGATAAcaatattaatgattttgttcaTTGTCTTTTCAACAATTCTCTCATTTCGCTTATTCATAGACCGACACGCATCACCGAACATTCCGCTACCCTAATTGACAACATTTTCACTAATGATCTTGAATCGTCTGTTAGTGGTATCATTATTAATGATGCTACAGATCATCTTCCTGTTTTTAACATCAGTTCAAATAAACCGAATAAGCGAGTAATCAATACCAATCTTAAATTTAGAAATACTAGTGAACACAATATCCTTAATTTTCGTAATGATTTATCAATTTTTCCATGGAATGATGTCGTGAGTACGCAAGACACAAATCTGGCATATgacacatttattaataattttaccacCTTATATAATAAACACTTTCCTTTATTTTGA